One Xylocopa sonorina isolate GNS202 chromosome 18, iyXylSono1_principal, whole genome shotgun sequence DNA segment encodes these proteins:
- the LOC143431625 gene encoding uncharacterized protein LOC143431625, producing the protein MNWVSLFYYDIIQYSTLLSLITDQFQDNSERIFNALGRTNFKMLKPYLTIFGINPYQDHRVSNMILFTILTACSTVWFPLGIKFYNTMCEKDYDGIFEDLPHVLIASLGLIKLLNVHSNKTRFRTLFEFVLRGRELLKSEQEIYTLDKIIEQGNKLASLYEKALVTFMTVFLSLPLCNPFLDVILPLNETRPRQHIYRVNYVMFDEFEYFYVVYVHLTCIAIAIIFIIIAVDSLYITIIHHACGLFAVCGMIIQSSYEILKVDVNNVKFWMNRFCSKVYFSDSHSTFNAQSLD; encoded by the exons ATGAATTGGGTTTCGTTATTTTACTAcgatattatacaatattctaCGTTGCTCAGTTTAATAACTGATC AGTTTCAGGATAACAGCGAGAGGATTTTTAATGCTTTGGGTAGGACCAATTTTAAGATGCTCAAGCCATACTTGACGATATTTGGAATAAATCCGTATCAAGATCATAGAGTTAGTAATATGATACTATTTACGATCTTAACAGCCTGCTCAACTGTTTGGTTTCCATTG GGCATAAAGTTTTATAATACCATGTGCGAGAAAGATTACGATGGGATCTTCGAAGATTTACCACATGTACTTATAGCATCTCTTGGTCTTATTAAACTATTGAACGTTCACTCCAATAAAACACGC TTTAGGACATTGTTCGAATTTGTGTTACGCGGAAGGGAATTGCTAAAGTCAGAACAGGAAATATACACGTTAGACAAAATTATCGAACAGGGAAACAAGCTTGCTTCTCTCTACGAGA AAGCTTTGGTGACATTCATGACAGTATTCTTGTCCCTTCCATTGTGCAATCCTTTTTTGGATGTTATCTTACCGCTAAACGAGACTAGACCACGACAGCATATATATAGAGTGAATTATGTGATGTTCGATGAGTTTGAATATTTCTACGTGGTGTACGTGCATTTGACTTGCATTGCGATTGcaattatatttataataatcgCTGTTGATTCGTTATACATTACAATTATTCATCATGCTTGTGGATTGTTCGCAGTGTGCGG TATGATTATACAAAGT TCCTATGAAATTCTTAAAGTGGATGTTAATAATGTTAAATTCTGGATGAATCGTTTTTGTAGTAAAGTATATTTCTCTGACTCGCATTCAACTTTCAACGCTC AATCGCTC GATTAA